One Gossypium raimondii isolate GPD5lz chromosome 3, ASM2569854v1, whole genome shotgun sequence genomic window carries:
- the LOC105793845 gene encoding xyloglucan endotransglucosylase/hydrolase protein 22 has product MSSSGLKFTFLMPLMVACLMAASASIFHNNFDITWGDGRGKIVNNREVLTLSLDKASGSGFQSKNEYLFGKIDMQLKLVPGNSAGTVTAYYLSSKGSTWDEIDFEFLGNLSGDPYILHTNVFSQGKGNREQQFYLWFDPTADFHTYSILWNPQRIIFSVDGTPIREFKNMESLGVPFPKNQPMRIYSSLWNADDWATRGGLVKTDWTQAPFTASYRNFNADACVWSNGASSCKSNTSPSSASTNRAWFSQEMDSAKQQRLQWVQKNYMIYNYCNDAKRFPQGLPPECNMS; this is encoded by the exons ATGAGTTCTTCAGGTTTGAAATTTACCTTTCTTATGCCTCTTATGGTTGCCTGTCTCATGGCAGCATCAGCAAGTATCTTCCACAATAATTTTGACATCACATGGGGAGATGGCCGTGGTAAAATCGTCAACAATAGAGAGGTTCTCACTCTCTCCCTCGATAAAGCTTCTGGTTCTGGTTTCCAATCCAAGAATGAGTATCTTTTCGGCAAGATTGATATGCAACTCAAGCTTGTCCCTGGAAACTCTGCTGGCACAGTCACTGCCtattat CTATCTTCAAAAGGATCAACATGGGATGAAATTGATTTCGAGTTCCTCGGGAATTTAAGTGGCGACCCATACATTCTTCACACAAACGTGTTCAGTCAAGGCAAGGGTAACAGAGAACAACAGTTTTATCTTTGGTTTGACCCAACTGCAGATTTCCATACTTATTCAATCCTTTGGAACCCCCAACGTATAAT cttCTCTGTTGACGGTACACCCATTAGAGAGTTCAAAAACATGGAATCACTTGGTGTCCCATTTCCTAAGAACCAGCCGATGAGAATTTACTCTAGCTTGTGGAATGCCGATGATTGGGCCACAAGGGGTGGTTTGGTTAAGACCGATTGGACCCAAGCTCCTTTCACTGCTTCTTACAGGAACTTCAATGCCGATGCTTGTGTGTGGTCCAATGGAGCTTCTTCATGTAAATCGAATACTTCACCGTCTTCTGCATCGACAAACAGAGCATGGTTCTCTCAAGAAATGGATTCAGCGAAGCAACAAAGATTGCAGTGGGTACAAAAGAACTACATGATATACAATTACTGCAATGATGCTAAGAGATTTCCTCAAGGTCTACCTCCAGAGTGCAATATGTCTTAA